A genomic segment from Bufo bufo chromosome 8, aBufBuf1.1, whole genome shotgun sequence encodes:
- the DOLPP1 gene encoding dolichyldiphosphatase 1: MAAVEQCSLSAQWRPVSLTHVEYPAGDVYGQLLAYLSLGPVVILISFVTLIIFKRELHTISFLGGLVMNEGVNWVIKNIVREPRPCEGMHTTVTTEYGLPSSHSQFMWFFSVYSFLFLYLRMHQTNNARFLDLLWRHVLSLCLLTAASLVSYSRVYLMYHSWSQVTYGAVAGSILAIAWFAITQEILTPLFPRIASWPVSEFFLIRDTSLIPNILWFEYTVTRSEARSRQRKLGTKLQ; encoded by the exons ATGGCGGCCGTAGAACAGTGCTCGCTCTCAGCTCAATGGCGCCCGGTTTCCCTCACTCACGTTGAATACCCTGCAG GAGATGTCTATGGGCAGCTGTTGGCCTACCTCAGCCTGGGACCAGTCGTCATCCTCATCAGTTTTGTGACTCTCATTATATTCAAGAGAGAACTTCACACG ATTTCTTTTCTGGGGGGTCTGGTAATGAATGAAGGCGTAAACTGGGTAATTAAGAACATAGTAAGAGAGCCGCGTCCATGTGAAG GAATGCACACAACAGTCACCACAGAGTATGGGTTGCCTTCAAGTCATTCACAGTTCATGTGGTTCTTCTCTGTGTATTCATTCCTCTTCCTATACTTAAG GATGCACCAGACAAACAACGCTCGGTTCTTGGACTTGCTGTGGCGCCACGTACTGTCACTTTGTCTCTTGACGGCAGCAAGTCTAGTCTCATATAGCCG AGTGTATCTAATGTATCACAGCTGGAGCCAGGTCACGTATGGAGCTGTGGCAGGAAGTATCTTGGCTATAGCTTGGTTTGCCATCACCCAGGAGATTCTTACCCCGTTGTTCCCTAGAATCGCATCCTG GCCAGTCTCAGAATTTTTTCTCATTCGTGACACCAGTCTAATTCCCAACATCTTGTGGTTTGAATACACAGTCACTCGGTCAGAAGCCAG AAGCAGACAACGCAAACTCGGTACAAAGCTGCAGTGA